The nucleotide sequence TGTTCTTCCCGGTCGGCGGCTGGGTCCAGCCGCCGTCGAGCGCGGGCTACGCGGAATCGCCCGATTCGAAGCGCCGCTTCCTGTCGCTCGTGCAGGCCTCGGGCCTGGCCGCGCAGCTCGACCTGCGCGGCGCCGAGCCGGCCTCGACCGCCGATCTGCTGCGCATTCATCCCGCACACTATCTCGACGCGTTCCGCGCACTCAGCGACGCGAACGGCGGCGACCTCGGCGATCTCGCGCCGTTCGGCAAGGGCAGCTACGAGATCGCTGCGCTGTCGGCCGGACTCGCGATCGCGGCCGTCGATACGGTCCTCGGCGAACGTGCGACGAACGCCTTCTCGCTGTCACGACCGCCCGGCCATCATTGCCTGCGCGATCGCCCGATGGGCTTCTGCCTGCTGGCGAACATCCCGATCGCGATCGAGGCCGCCCGCGCGAAACACGGCATCGAGCGCGTCGCGGTGATCGACTGGGACGTGCACCACGGCAACGGCACGCAGTCGATCTACTACGACGATCCGGACACGCTGACGATTTCGCTGCATCAGGACCGCTGCTTCCCGCCCGGCTACAGCGGTGCCGACGACCGCGGCGAAGGCGCAGGCGTCGGCGCGAACCTGAACGTGCCGCTGCTCGCGGGCAGCGGCGACGATGCGTATCGCTACGCGTTCGAACGAATCGTGCTGCCGGCGCTGGAGCGTTTCCGGCCCGAGCTGATCATCGTCGCGAGCGGCCTCGACGCAAGCGCGGTCGATCCGCTCGCACGCATGCAGTTGCATACCGACAGCTATCGGTTCATGACGCATGCGGTGAAGGAGGCCGCGCAACGCCATTGCGGCGGGCGGCTCGTGATCGTGCACGAAGGCGGCTATTCGGAGGCGTACGTGCCGTTCTGCGGGCTCGCGATCGTCGAGGCGCTGGCGGGTGTTCGCACCGACGTCGCCGATCCGATGCTCGACCTCGCGATCGCGCAGCAGCCGGGCGCACGGTTCGTTGCGTTCCAGCGCGAATTGCTCGACGAACTGGCTACGTCGTTCGGGTTGTAGCGCGCCGGCGGACGCGACGAGGGCCGGCCGGCGCCGGCCCTCTTGCGCGATCGATGCGGATGGGGTTTCCTGTGCTTTTATCCCCGTTCCGGCCCGAAGCCGCACTCTTCCGATGAAATCGTCCCCGCGCGATCACAATGACGATACCAAGACGCGCCGCCAGCCTTCGAAGCTGGTCCTGAACATCGCCGCCGTGACGGTCGGCCTCATCACGTTCGCGATCGGCGCGGCGTGGGTGATCTATAGCTGGGTCGTCGATCGCGAAGCGCAATATTTCGCGATCCCGCTGGTGTTCTCGGTGCCGGTGATCGTGGCGGTCGCGATCCGGAGCTTCTGGGAATAGGCATGCCTGGAATGACGCAGCGCCGCGGGTCGGGCGACGCGCGGCGCTGGTATCCGGCTTGTTTCAGATGAAGCGGGAATTCCCGCGGTTCGCTTGCGGGCCGGTCACAGGCCGGAGGACGCACACGGATCGGGGACTGTGCCCCGATTCCCGCCGATGACGAGGGTGGGCCCGGTGCCGGTCAGGAACCTGGCGGCCGCTATCAGCACACGTTCCGTCGTCAGCGACTCATCACTCGAAATCTGCCGCTTCGAGTAGGCGTAACACTCCGGGGGCATGACGAACCGCTGCACTGGCTTTGCGCTCCAGGCTACGTTGTCGGCGGGCGTCGTGGCAAATGCCGGCGCAGCGAGTATCAGCGCCAGTACGGAAATCGGAACGCGGACGGTGTTTTTCATCGATGGCCCTCGGCGTAATTGTGTTTCTTATAGGGAAAGCGAACACGATATTACACGCGGCACGAATATTCGCGCACCGCTTGCCCCGGCGCTCGTGCCGGGAAAAGCACCGACATCAACAAAAAAGCGCTGCGGTCAATCGACCGACAGCGCTTTTGGGTGAACGGCCCCTCACTGAGGCGCATTCGACTTCTGGTGCGTGAGGCCGGACTCGAACCGGCACACCCTTGCGGGCGTCAGGACCTAAACCTGGTGCGTCTACCAATTTCGCCACTCACGCGCATTTCTGTCGCCTGACCACGCGGCACGAAAGATGCGTGACCACGCGCCCGGGACATCGCGCCGGCTTGCAACCGGCACGCCCGATCAGGCGAGCGCGAGATTCTACCCGATCCGCGCGGGCTTGTCTCGCCCCTGCCGGCACCCGTCGTGCAGCGATGCTAGAATGCCGCGCTCGACGTTTCGGCACCGCGCCGCCGCGCGTCCCCCGAACCCGCCCCCCACACGATTCCGCCCGTGAACTTCGACGACTACTGTCAGCAAAAGGCCGCCCCTGCGGGCTCCAGCGTCTACTACGCGCTGCGTCAGGCGCCGCACGCCACGCAGCCGCGCCTGACCGCGCTGTTCGCGCTGCGCCGCGAACTCGAGGAAACCGTCAAGGAAACCAGCGACCCGACCGTCGGACACACGAAGCTCGCGTGGTGGCACAAGGAACTCGCGGCGCTGGCCGACGGGCAGCCATCGCACCCGGTCACGAAGGCGCTCGCGCAGCATCATCCGGCGATCGCCGCCGAGGCCGATGCATTGCGTACGCTCGTCAACGGTTACGGGATGGATCTCGAACAGGCGCGCTACCTCGATTTCGCGAACCTACAGCGCTATATCGCACAGGTCGGCGGCACCTTCGCGTCGCTGGTCGCGCGCGCAAGTTCGCCAAACCCGGCGGATCCGCAACCGTGGGCCGCGGACGCCGGCCGCGCGCTGATGCTCGCGCAGTTCGTGCAGGATCTCGGCAACGACGCACGCCACGGCCGCATCTATCTGCCGATCGACGAACTGCAGCGTTACAACGTGACCGCGGCCGATCTGCTGAACCGCCGCTACAGCCCGGCCTTCACCGAATTGCTGCAATTCCAGACGGCCCGCGCGCGCGAAGCGCTCGTGGCCGCCGAAGCGGCGATCCCGGCATCGGAACGCCGCGCCCAGCGCACGCTGCGCGCGCAGATCGCGCTGGCCGGCTCGCTGCTCGACGAAATCGCGCGCGACGGCTACCAGGTGCTGCATCAGCGCATCGCGCTGACGCCGATCCGCAAGCTGTGGATCGCGTGGCGCACCGCGCGCCGCCGCTGATCCTCACGCCTCACGCCTCACGCCTTCAACAACGGCAGCGTATCGAAGCGCTGCTGCAGCACGCGGGTCGCGTCGAGCCCCCACCATGGCCCGAGCACGGTCGCGTAGAGCTGGCGGAAATCGACCGCGACGGGCAGGTTGCCGTTGCCATCGAGCCGCCCGAGCGCCGGCGGCGCACCGTACAACCCGCCGGCTACGCGCCCGCCCATCACGAAATGCGGCGCGGCCGTGCCGTGATCGGTGCCGTTGCTCTGGTTCTCGCGCACGCGCCGCCCGAATTCCGCATACGTCATCACGAGCGTCTGGTTCCAGCGCCCAAGCTCGATCAACGCGCTGCGCATCGCGCTCATCCCTTCCGCGAACTGCTTGAGCAGCGCGGCCTGCTGTCCCGGCTGGTTCTGGTGCGTATCGAAGCCGTTGAGCGTCAGACGCAGCACCGCGACGCCATCCTGCGCACCCGGGCCGGACGCTTCGCACGCAGCCAGCACCTGCATTGCGGTCTTGACCGACGTGCCGAACGCGCCGGCCGGAAAGGCGGTCCTGAATTCACGCATCCCGCCGCGCGGACGCAGCCGGTCGGCCGCCTTCACGATGTCGTTCTCGACGTCGATGATGTGGGCGAGCGCGGGGTTCTGTTCGCGCAGCGACGACGGCTCGGCAAGCCGGGCCGCACGAATGAACTGCGCGGGATTGACGAGCGCGATCGCACGCGCACCGTTCGAGAGCGGCCCCATCTCGGCACTGCCGAGCACGACGCCGTCGGCCGCGAAACCGGGCGGCACGGGCGCCTGCGCGAACGTGCGCGTCAGCCAGCCTTCGTGCAGATACTGATCCGAGCGCGACGCGGTATCCCAGATCTCGATCGAGCGGAAATGCGACAGGTTCGGCTGCGGATAGCCGACGCCCTGCACGACCGCGACCTGCCCGTCGCGCCACAGCGGCATCAACGGCGCGAGCGACGGATGCAGCCCCGTGTGCGCGTCGAGTTGCAGCACCTGCTCGCGCTTGATGCCGATGCTGCGACGGAACTGGTAATACAGCGGGTCCGCATACGGCACCACCGTGTTGAGGCCGTCATTGCCGCCCTTCAGCTCGACGAGGATCAGCACGTTCGCGTACCCGGCCGCCGGTTGGCGCCCCGCCTGCGCCACGGCAGCCGCCATCGCAGGCGCCTGCCACATCGACACGCCGGCCGCGGCCGCGGCGCCTGTCAGCGTCAGAAAATCACGTCGGTTCATCGCGCATCCTTTGGTTCACCGTCCGACACCTTTGCCGCACCGGCTCCCCGCTTCATCGTCGTTCGAATCATTTCAGTTGATAGGCCGGATCCATCAGCAGCGCCTCGAGATACGCGCTGCCGGTCGAATCCGTATCGATCGCCGCGACCGGCGACAGTTGCAGCACCGCATGCTGCAACTGAAGCTCGGTCGACAAACCGGCGATCGCCTGCGGCCGCGCGCGATATTGCGCAAGCCAGCGCTCGAGGTCGAAACGCAGGCCCGCGCGCGCGGGCTTGGCAGGCGTTCCGCGCATGCCGGCAGAGGACGCCGTCTCGACCACCGGCATCGCATGCGCGCGGGCATTCGGCGGCGGCACCATCGCATGCGCCGGCGGGTGCATGCCGGCCGTCTCCGTCGCACGGAACAGTTGCTCGACGAACTGCTTGCGCGCGAGCAGCGTGGTGCTGTTGATCCACAGCGCGCCGCCCGGCCAACCCTTCACGTTCGGCGGATAGAACAGGTTCTGCCCGAGCGTGCGCACGGTGTTCGCGAGCATCTGCGGATCGCCGTATGAAACCTCGAACAGCCGCACCGACCCGACGACGAACTCCGCCGGCGACTTGACGAGCACGCCGCGATTGCGAGGATCCCAGAAGGCGTCGGTCGACCACAGCGCGGCGAGCGCCGCGCGAATGTCGTAGCCGCTCGAACGAAACCGTTCGGCCACCGCATCGAGCGCGCCCGGATCGGGCGTATCCGACACGAACTCGCGCCACAGCTTGGCGGCGATGAAACGCGCGGTGCCGGGCCGCTTCAGCAGGATGTCGAGAAAGCCGTCGCCATCGAATGGCCCCGTTTCGCCGAGGATCGTCTTGTCGCCGGCGTCGTGCAGATCCGGCCGAACCTCGAAGCGATACGTATCGGGGTCGACCGTCCAGCCCGTCATCGCACGCGCGGCTTCGGTCACGTCGTTTTGCGTGTAATGCCCTTCGCCGAGCGTGAACAGCTCCATCACCTCGCGCGCGAAATTCTCGTTCGGGCGCCCCTTGCGATTGCTCGCGCCATCGAGGTACTGCAGCATCGCCGGATCCTTCGCGACCGCATGCAGCAGCACGCCGAAGTTGCCGAGCGCCTCGCGGCGAAACAGCGCGTTCTGCGCCGCCATCGTCTGCGGGTAAGGCACCTTGTCCTGCCCCGACGTGAAGTGCCCGTGCCAGAACAGCGTCATGCGCTCGGTGAGCGGCGACGGCGTGACGATCATCTCGTTGACCCATGCCGCGCGCAGCGCATCGTACCGAACGTTGCGCTCGCGCTGCTCGTCGCGCCGCATGTCGGGCGTCAGCGCCTGGCGCTGCGCGCGCGTCGGCGGCAACTCGGCGATCCAGTCGGGCCAGGTCGTGACGGGGTCGCGGCGAACGTTACCGAGCGTGTCGGCCACGACCTGCGCGCGCGTCATGCCGACGACGCGCGCAACATCGGCGGGCGCGGGAGAAAAACCGGTACGACTCAGGAAAAACAATGCATCGTCCGCATCGAGCGGCGACTGCATGGCGGGCGACGGCGCCGGTGCGGCAGCGTTCGCTTTCATTGTCATGGACTCCCGGAGCGCACCGGCGGTGCGGATGCCGGTACAACGGCAATCGGCAGGCGAAAGTTGACGGAAAAATTGCTACGAATCTTTTCCGCGCGAAGTATGTCGCTCCGGGCGAAAGACGGCGTGTCAGCGCTTGTACAGCTCGCGAACGGCGT is from Burkholderia sp. HI2500 and encodes:
- a CDS encoding class II histone deacetylase; translated protein: MNRTAFFTDERTFWHTGGTHALFFPVGGWVQPPSSAGYAESPDSKRRFLSLVQASGLAAQLDLRGAEPASTADLLRIHPAHYLDAFRALSDANGGDLGDLAPFGKGSYEIAALSAGLAIAAVDTVLGERATNAFSLSRPPGHHCLRDRPMGFCLLANIPIAIEAARAKHGIERVAVIDWDVHHGNGTQSIYYDDPDTLTISLHQDRCFPPGYSGADDRGEGAGVGANLNVPLLAGSGDDAYRYAFERIVLPALERFRPELIIVASGLDASAVDPLARMQLHTDSYRFMTHAVKEAAQRHCGGRLVIVHEGGYSEAYVPFCGLAIVEALAGVRTDVADPMLDLAIAQQPGARFVAFQRELLDELATSFGL
- the hpnD gene encoding presqualene diphosphate synthase HpnD, with product MNFDDYCQQKAAPAGSSVYYALRQAPHATQPRLTALFALRRELEETVKETSDPTVGHTKLAWWHKELAALADGQPSHPVTKALAQHHPAIAAEADALRTLVNGYGMDLEQARYLDFANLQRYIAQVGGTFASLVARASSPNPADPQPWAADAGRALMLAQFVQDLGNDARHGRIYLPIDELQRYNVTAADLLNRRYSPAFTELLQFQTARAREALVAAEAAIPASERRAQRTLRAQIALAGSLLDEIARDGYQVLHQRIALTPIRKLWIAWRTARRR
- a CDS encoding DUF1501 domain-containing protein — protein: MNRRDFLTLTGAAAAAGVSMWQAPAMAAAVAQAGRQPAAGYANVLILVELKGGNDGLNTVVPYADPLYYQFRRSIGIKREQVLQLDAHTGLHPSLAPLMPLWRDGQVAVVQGVGYPQPNLSHFRSIEIWDTASRSDQYLHEGWLTRTFAQAPVPPGFAADGVVLGSAEMGPLSNGARAIALVNPAQFIRAARLAEPSSLREQNPALAHIIDVENDIVKAADRLRPRGGMREFRTAFPAGAFGTSVKTAMQVLAACEASGPGAQDGVAVLRLTLNGFDTHQNQPGQQAALLKQFAEGMSAMRSALIELGRWNQTLVMTYAEFGRRVRENQSNGTDHGTAAPHFVMGGRVAGGLYGAPPALGRLDGNGNLPVAVDFRQLYATVLGPWWGLDATRVLQQRFDTLPLLKA
- a CDS encoding DUF1800 domain-containing protein, with the translated sequence MKANAAAPAPSPAMQSPLDADDALFFLSRTGFSPAPADVARVVGMTRAQVVADTLGNVRRDPVTTWPDWIAELPPTRAQRQALTPDMRRDEQRERNVRYDALRAAWVNEMIVTPSPLTERMTLFWHGHFTSGQDKVPYPQTMAAQNALFRREALGNFGVLLHAVAKDPAMLQYLDGASNRKGRPNENFAREVMELFTLGEGHYTQNDVTEAARAMTGWTVDPDTYRFEVRPDLHDAGDKTILGETGPFDGDGFLDILLKRPGTARFIAAKLWREFVSDTPDPGALDAVAERFRSSGYDIRAALAALWSTDAFWDPRNRGVLVKSPAEFVVGSVRLFEVSYGDPQMLANTVRTLGQNLFYPPNVKGWPGGALWINSTTLLARKQFVEQLFRATETAGMHPPAHAMVPPPNARAHAMPVVETASSAGMRGTPAKPARAGLRFDLERWLAQYRARPQAIAGLSTELQLQHAVLQLSPVAAIDTDSTGSAYLEALLMDPAYQLK